Proteins encoded within one genomic window of Homalodisca vitripennis isolate AUS2020 unplaced genomic scaffold, UT_GWSS_2.1 ScUCBcl_6069;HRSCAF=13110, whole genome shotgun sequence:
- the LOC124373630 gene encoding chaetoglobosin A biosynthesis cluster protein C-like: MPRTYIKKKTQKYDEDSLKEAVKEVDNGSSVYAAARKYNIPYETLRRWSENPPKTPGSGKATVLSKEEENYIVEALLYAAKCGYPLDRKDLQYMVCSYVKSVGRKTPFKDDMPGYDFLRGFEKRWAHELSKRKPEILTKARAEGLSQFVVDEFFKIYEQVLVENGLENHPERIFNLDETGLGTDPTKGKVFVP, translated from the coding sequence ATGCCACGCacatacataaagaaaaaaacccaaaaatatgaTGAAGATTCTTTGAAGGAAGCAGTAAAGGAAGTTGACAATGGAAGCTCAGTATATGCTGCagcaagaaaatataacattcctTATGAAACCCTTCGGCGGTGGAGTGAAAATCCTCCTAAAACTCCTGGTTCTGGAAAGGCAACAGTGCTATCAAAAGAAGAGGAGAACTATATTGTGGAGGCTTTATTGTATGCAGCAAAATGTGGTTATCCACTAGATAGAAAAGACTTGCAATATATGGTGTGTAGCTATGTAAAATCAGTGGGTAGAAAGACGCCATTCAAGGACGATATGCCAGGGTATGACTTTTTAAGAGGGTTTGAAAAAAGGTGGGCACATGAACTATCAAAACGGAAACCcgaaatattaacaaaagcaaGGGCTGAAGGACTGTCTCAGTTTGTGGTagatgagttttttaaaatttatgagcaAGTTCTTGTGGAAAATGGGTTAGAAAATCACCCAGAACGTATTTTCAACTTGGACGAAACTGGCCTAGGCACAGATCCCACTAAGGGTAAGGTCTTTGTCCCCTAA